In the genome of Arctopsyche grandis isolate Sample6627 chromosome 13, ASM5162203v2, whole genome shotgun sequence, the window AACTCGTTGCTCCACTGCTCCGCGCTCCTGCTCCACGCTCCACTCCAGATCTCTGGATAATACTGCTAATTCACTGAGCCTTTGTTTGGCTCATCGAATttcttttattcattttaatttactaAAAGTTCATTGAACACTAACGACAGTAACCGGCTAAGTGAAAAGTAACAAAAAGGCCGTGTATATTTCAGCGAATTCCCTTTTTAtagttatattttgaaattaataaaaataaatataatttgaataatatgaaaataaaattgatcataatttaaaaaaaaaatttgaataacttccaagatttttatttgaaaaatttctagtgttttttttttgtttaaaaatattttagtccCCTAAATCTAAAAGGCTCTGGTGCAATACTAACTTAGTTTCCCaagttaataataattgaaaagtttCATTCGTTGAATAAGAAAATAGTATTTTGTCGATAGGTTTATCCATTTATTTAACTTtcgtaaatcaaataattatatgtacatatgtatcaatatacatttacaattaAGTCGAAAATATACACCAGTAAGCAACTCCGTGTACTTCTACCAATAAaattagtattacatatatgtatacatgtacttatgtctacaagaattatataaaatgttgaaaaGCGCTGATATGGAATTCCCAAGGTAGTCTTTTGTCTTGTGACTGGTTCGGTATAACTCCAGGAGAAACTGATCAATCAGTGTTGAGTTTGCATCGGCTCAGTGAGGGCGCGCATCACTTCTCTTTCCTCAGTTACGGCAATTTCTTTCAATAATGGTAATTTTGTGTAAGTATAGTAAACTTACATAGATGagcaatcaaaataaaaattttaattttaaagcgtacatattattatttcatattatacaatattggattttgattccaatattaaacatttttaatggaaaaaaaacCGGTTGTATTTCCACGTTAACTTGAATATTTTCTCGAATATCGAGATGCCTATTTTTTGTGTCGAAACTCGTTATTTTTTGCAGGTTGATATTTTTCGATAGAAATCCATCCGACATTTGCTCTTTACTTTaagtttttatacttttttatatccatcTACTTCACAACCTTTGACCATAAAGATCAGAGCtgaaaatacatacgtaaatgtacatattttattcacaatttcaccacatataatatacacaatcGTTATAGTTAATTAAACATGAATGTCAAAACCACATTAAAAGTgacacatacatgtgtacatatatacaaacgtgCATATCATATATgaacttaaatttaaatcgtaAAAGTGAAAGCACTGTCgaccaaaaaaaaagaaagcgcAGAGAGGTATACAGTCATTTCCTTTTGACCGTGATTTGATAGTATGCACATACGATCCAATCATGATTGATACAGTTATGATtggtattttataatttgaaaattattattattattaaattggttCATATATGATAAATAGTTCGGTAgatattccgcacaaagcgatctcgcacaaatcactaaaatctcgatcacctTAAGTTATGTGCGCTAACTAATCATACTAAAGAGAACTCTagtgccagatattctgtattttcgtggcaacgattgtcgtatgCGCGATCTTTtaccatataaaatatacttctAAAAGAAAATTCTGTTCACTCTGGAGATTTgagttaaataaaatgttaaagaAACGATTTAGTATACGTCGTATTCGtttcttaatttttatgtagaattgtAGAACACCAACTCGAACACAAATACAATAAACTCGAACGCAAacagatatttaaaatatatatcaagtGTGACTGAATTACAACGTTCCTCATACATAATCAACGGCATTGTAAACTTGGGAAAAGAGATCGAATGAAATAAAACAGCGTATCTAGAAGATCACAATGTTTTGCTAGAAATatcgaaattgtaaataaaaaagttgttCGCATGTGTTGCTTACTTTCACTCTTTTCGAATTGATTAGTATCTACTAAAGGTCAAAGAAAGAAATGTTGacttcaatattttaattatgatgctgtaatttgaatttgattaattatttaacttttattttttatcagagCATGGCGCTATTTGAGTTCAGCTATCTTCACGTCTTTTGCGGAGTTATAGTCGCTCTTGGTTTGATTGCTCTGTGCGCTGTTGTATTTGTCATCTCGTTGATCAAATTATACGCATTCCTTACTCTCGGCAAGTGCAAAAGCACAGCTAAAATGGAAGGAAAAACAGTTATAATAACTGGAGCTAATGGAGGTATTGGAAAGGAGACTGCTAAGGATTTGGCCAAGAGAGGCGCGAGGGTAATAATGGCTTGCAGAAACACGGACTCTGCAAATAAAGTGAAAGGTGAATTTAGTCCAttgttacaaatatatttagctaaaaacatgtttataaatatttcattcttTAATTTTCAGATGAGATTGTAGAAGCAACAAAAAACACCAACGTAGTTGTTAAAAAATTAGATCTAGGGTCGTTGAAATCAATTCGCGAGTTTGCTGAGgatataaataaaacagaaaaGAACTTGCACGTTCTTATTCATAATGCTGGATTCGCTGAAAcgtttaaaaaaacaataactgAGGATGAGATTGAAACGACGATGGCCACAAACCACTACGGACCATTTTTGTTAACTCATTTGCTGATAGACTTGATGAAGAAGAGTGCACCGGCTCGAGTTGTCGTAGTCGCTTCGGAACTGTACCGTTTGGCATTCCTCAATCTCGAAAATCCCAATCCTACCACTACCTTGCCTGGTTATCTATATTACGTTTCTAAATACGCTAACATCTGCTTCACCAAGGAGTTGGCTAAAAGACTAGAAGGCTCTAACGTAACTGCTAACTGCCTCCATCCTGGTATGGTTGATACTGGTATCTGGAGAAATGTGCCTTTCCCCCTCAACTTGCCAATGAAGTTAATCATTAAAGGATTCTTCAAAACCCCCGAGCAAGGATGCCAAACAACCGTCCACGTTGCCGTTTCCGAGGAGCTCGAAAATGTCAGTGGAAAATATTTTATGGACTGCAAGGAAAAAGATGTACACTCTGGGGCTAGCGACATGGCTAAAGCTAAGAAACTGTGGGAAATTTCAGAAGAAATGGTCAAATTGCGACCGACTGATCCTAAActgtaaacataaaaaaacacttctacaaatatatattttatttgagcaAATTAAGTTCACGATtatacaagtatgtacatatatacatatattgcttaaaatgtattttttgtgttGACGAAAAAATAGTACTTTAGGTATAtttattcaacttttttttattttcatgtaaTATATGAGTGCTtagcatataataatatagtaattttgtcaaaatttattcTCACGTTTTGAATTCTAAACATAAACTAGTCATTGTTACTTGCTAGCAaacatattcttttttttacttcaataaaaaaataataaaacatgtagtagtaaataaatgttttttttttcatgaaatCCCCTCGACTATCTTAAATACTCACTttgatcaaataaaaaaatactaaaaggtTAACAAATAAATGACTTTTTTATAATAGTTAACTAAAATAAAGAAGAccattaattataagatattttgatatattttaaaagcatacgacaaaattgttaaaatatatatatgtatttttcaaaatatttattttccatGAAATTATGTTTGcatataacatttttaaaataacaatttcatAAAAGTTAATGGTTAAAAAATAGGAAtaggtaatttaaaaaatactcctAATTGACCCACcactattgtaaattttattgattaaaaaattgtcATCTTTGGAGGGAAAATGGGGCGTTTAAAAACCCTAGCTACGccgctatgtatgtacatatgtacatacatatgttgcaagcaacatacatatatactgtgtgTATATGTTGAAAGTATTTTATTGAAGGTCCCGAAGTTCAATAACCAAGTTTTTTTACTCTTGTTACGATGCAAACACCACAGATTTGCCACTAGCAACACTCATTATACCCCAACCCCCGCCTCTCCCAACAAGAGTGTGGCAAAACCAGTGTTTCTTGAACATTTCTGAAGTGGTATAGAAAAAATGGTAGAAGATAATTACGACACAGAGAAATTCAATACAATTGATATTTCAGATGacgatattgaataaaattaaaacgagACATAtccagggccgcgcctaggagttcggccgcctgtgtgcaatcttaaatcggccgctctttaattttaccaacatttgtataaattatatcaATTCGGGATATAGTATTGAAcaatttaatcacaataaaaattaaccataaaaaaaaagtttagttctgaacaggaccagacgacaagagagactga includes:
- the LOC143921066 gene encoding retinol dehydrogenase 14-like isoform X1, with product MALFEFSYLHVFCGVIVALGLIALCAVVFVISLIKLYAFLTLGKCKSTAKMEGKTVIITGANGGIGKETAKDLAKRGARVIMACRNTDSANKVKDEIVEATKNTNVVVKKLDLGSLKSIREFAEDINKTEKNLHVLIHNAGFAETFKKTITEDEIETTMATNHYGPFLLTHLLIDLMKKSAPARVVVVASELYRLAFLNLENPNPTTTLPGYLYYVSKYANICFTKELAKRLEGSNVTANCLHPGMVDTGIWRNVPFPLNLPMKLIIKGFFKTPEQGCQTTVHVAVSEELENVSGKYFMDCKEKDVHSGASDMAKAKKLWEISEEMVKLRPTDPKL
- the LOC143921066 gene encoding retinol dehydrogenase 14-like isoform X2, whose translation is MSMALFEFSYLHVFCGVIVALGLIALCAVVFVISLIKLYAFLTLGKCKSTAKMEGKTVIITGANGGIGKETAKDLAKRGARVIMACRNTDSANKVKDEIVEATKNTNVVVKKLDLGSLKSIREFAEDINKTEKNLHVLIHNAGFAETFKKTITEDEIETTMATNHYGPFLLTHLLIDLMKKSAPARVVVVASELYRLAFLNLENPNPTTTLPGYLYYVSKYANICFTKELAKRLEGSNVTANCLHPGMVDTGIWRNVPFPLNLPMKLIIKGFFKTPEQGCQTTVHVAVSEELENVSGKYFMDCKEKDVHSGASDMAKAKKLWEISEEMVKLRPTDPKL